The following coding sequences lie in one Sesamum indicum cultivar Zhongzhi No. 13 linkage group LG9, S_indicum_v1.0, whole genome shotgun sequence genomic window:
- the LOC105171255 gene encoding uncharacterized protein LOC105171255, with protein MVEFGDELIIESYRIPWLIWIQLFVMILLVLLLFFGFTVFTSDSSTSSSAGAAASPPTAPPTHLNNPTSSDRIIKVEDRSARSEAGPSEGSIREDDPGGDESSFKDSIFLRIFRRPHHPCNYIGLAKQALFKCFGLDSSSESSSSNRQYEKQE; from the exons ATGGTGGAGTTTGGCGATGAATTGATAATCGAGAGCTACAGAATCCCATGGCTGATATGGATCCAGCTTTTTGTTATGATTCTACTTgttcttctccttttctttggGTTCACTGTTTTTACTTCAGACTCCTCCACTAGCTCCTCCGCCGGTGCCGCTGCTTCGCCACCGACCGCTCCACCTACCCATCTCAACAACCCCACTTCTTCCGACAGAATAATTAAG GTGGAAGACCGGAGTGCTAGGAGCGAAGCAGGCCCAAGCGAAGGGTCAATCAGAGAAGACGACCCGGGTGGAGATGAATCTTCTTTCAAGGACTCAatatttttgagaattttcagGCGTCCACACCACCCTTGCAACTACATTGGGCTGGCAAAACAAGCACTTTTTAAGTGCTTCGGCTTAGATTCTAGCTCCGAGAGCTCCAGCAGCAATCGTCAAtatgaaaaacaagaataa